In the genome of Anabaena cylindrica PCC 7122, the window CAGAATAAGAAAATTTAGACATCAGCAACCGTCCCCAAAAATTAACAAAGGAACTAGCACCTGGTAAACTATGGCATTTATGATCACCTGAAGAAACTACTAATTTTGTACCTATACCTTGCCTTCTGTAAAGCGGATCAACATAGATATAATGTATTCCTAAAGAATCAGTAATTAAAAAGCCAAGTAGCTTATCTGACAGAGAGGCAACATAAACATTAAAATTTCTATCATTCCAGACCATATCCTGAATATCTGAAGATATCCCACAATATCTCATCAGGTAATTATATTGATCCGGTGGCAATACTTTTTTAATCTGTGGGATGTATGGTTTTAATTCTGTGTAGTTATCTATTTTTTGGATGTCTAAATTATAGGAACATTCTTTTAATTCTGGATGTCTCTTAAGTCCGGCGTGGCGATACCAATAAAGAAACGCTTCTGGACTGATATCTT includes:
- a CDS encoding GNAT family N-acetyltransferase; the protein is MTYTLEKLFNNFEALPVNLKDLNLWISALYHLKNDPRNKLLILAKFDNNIIGFCCGDIAASEGLYLEVVKGFQRSGLANELINIAKESGISKIKDISPEAFLYWYRHAGLKRHPELKECSYNLDIQKIDNYTELKPYIPQIKKVLPPDQYNYLMRYCGISSDIQDMVWNDRNFNVYVASLSDKLLGFLITDSLGIHYIYVDPLYRRQGIGTKLVVSSGDHKCHSLPGASSFVNFWGRLLMSKFSYSV